ATCCTGAAAAACTTGGCTTGAAAACAACGCACAACCGCCCGTACGTCCTCGCGGAAACGGTGGTCAGTGCAGATCGGAAAGCGAAGGGATCAGGCGAAAGCAGGCGGTGCGCGCGGATTAGCCGCAGGCCAGGTGAAGCGGGCAGGAATGTCGGCAGCCAGGACAATGGCCGGCGGCGGTGCATGGGGCTGTGGCAGTACTGCCACATTCAAGCTGGAACTCAGCGCCGGGCCCATGCCACCGGTGGAGCACAGCGGGCAACCAAACGCCTTGGACAGCGTTGGCAGGTTCTCTTCAGTGGAGTTGGACGGCTTGGGCGCCTGGGTTCGCGGGTCTACCGTACAAAACTGACCACCGATGCCA
The genomic region above belongs to Pseudomonas azotoformans and contains:
- a CDS encoding DUF2946 domain-containing protein, which gives rise to MKIARADRSLIAWMLYCCVLFNVFACSIGHGQMVGMQLNGIGGQFCTVDPRTQAPKPSNSTEENLPTLSKAFGCPLCSTGGMGPALSSSLNVAVLPQPHAPPPAIVLAADIPARFTWPAANPRAPPAFA